A window of Eucalyptus grandis isolate ANBG69807.140 chromosome 4, ASM1654582v1, whole genome shotgun sequence genomic DNA:
AATCAGATGTAATATAGAGCTAGTAACAAAATAGAAATGGCCTCACAAAATGCGATATATAACATCTGAAACGAAGCGGGTAGAAATTTCTCAGCAATCTCTCCTAGTGAGCCCATTGAGCTTGATGCCAGAATCAGTGTTACTGGGACGGCAATGCATCCACACTGACTGTGATATAAGTTCATTGCTCCAAATTCAGATACTCTTAAactccattttgcaaaaattgatttgttcaattgaCCACATTTCCTACTCATACAATTAAAAGACATTAAGATAAATGTAATGTCATTATCTTATTCTTGAACGACTTATTACCCAATTTTAACCCAACTTAGAATTTCTAAACCATAACAAAATAACTTAGATGCATTATGATATTATTTTACTAGACTAATATTAGTTAATGATGGCCTTCCTTTCTAATTTCCAAACTACATAATTACAAAAAGGAACTACTAAATTCTTATATTAAACAGCGAATGACTAAAACGAATGCCTAAAACCATACCACAACTACAATGACTGAAAAAGCACGCCTATCCTTAAGACACCACATTCTCAATAAGCGATGCATCCAGTTCCCTTTGGGAACCACAATCCAAGCATATGACAGTGCAGGTCACCATTGTTATATAATACTGCCACATGGATAATGCAGCCTTAAAAGTAAATGCCTGGATGATGCCTACCGTAGGAGTACTTACTCGCTATTTGCTTTCTCATAGTTATCATTTAGCACATTCTAGGCATCTTGAGAGAGCGAACAACAGGCCAAGTACGGCATGGAAActaaaatcgaaagaaatggGTATCTACTGCTAAGATGACTTCTTGATCACTTCACTTCCTTCAATAACGCAATCACAAAACAGTTTTGAATCAGCAAATAAACAATCCCAAAGTGACACAGTAACCAGACCTTGAAGTATCGAAAGAATGGGGTCTTGACCAGATCCTGGAGCAGGGGATGCAACACTTCCTCATTGAGATGGTCTACAGTCTCATATTCACAGCAACAATCCTCCACCAATCCTCTATACTCATTCGCATCCTGCAAAATTTACAGGGCAGAACAGCTGAAAAAACCGCAACGATCGGAATCCACATCCATGCGTAGACCATTGCTCACTCTTGCCAAATGAGGGATCACCCTCCCAGAGAATACCCCAATTCCATCATTTTGACCTACTCTCACTCTATGACTATGTGGCAAACATGGCAAAACCCACATGCAAAAGAAACGATGAAGAGCTAAAAACTCTACAACAACGGGACACCAAAAACGGAAAGGCACGTCCTTTCACTAGCAACCCCATAAACCAGAAATGGCAAATGTTTCCTCCTTAAACACTGAATTGCGCATGAGATCAAACAAGAATCATGCAAAGACCGATACCCTGGCGCAAGGACAAGGCTTGTCATCAACGCGTGAGAACAAATTAATCTTCGGAGCAGTTGCCCAACTTATTCCCACGGCGAGCAAGACGATGACGAGAGCACCGCCGATCGCGCCATTGCTCCATCGATTCCTCCGCCCCTTCGTCGCCTcctcctgcttcttcttcttcttctcagtCTGCTCCACCATCGCTTCCGGACAACCGAGATGCCAAAACTTCTTCAAGAAAACAGAGAACCCACCAAAACCCTTCAAAACCCACCACCGCTCGAAAATCAAGAACACGCGAGAGAACAGGAAAATGGGTATGATGGCGATCTGACGGGGAGTCAAATTGAGGAACTGGGTCGATGAATGAGCGGACAGATGGCCAAGCTGGATTGGTCGTGTGGCGTGTTTAAATAGGTGGGACCGAAGCAGAGTTGGGTTCTTTTCTTGGGAGGCGGTGGGTGCGGCGACAAAGAAGACTTGAGGAGGAAGAAATTCAGTGGATGATATGAGGGGCGCGGTCGCCGGTTTTCCTGTTCAACGGTGGAACGTGGTGGGAACGCTCTGCCCCTTCGCGGTTCCTGGAAACTGCGGGCAAAGAAGAAGATTCCACCCGGACAGGAACCGTATCGGATCCAATGTGGGTACttggtaaaaatttatgttctgaCTTCTTCCCAAAAACGGGGGAACAAAAATCCAGTTCGGTCCTGGAAACCGTGGGCAAAGAAGAAGGTCCGATCCGATCTGTGTGTAATGGTAAAAAACGTTGTGCTCTTCTtcccaaaaagggaaatgaaggAGGGATTAGGTTTGACTAAGAAAAGGACTTCGACATTTTGACCAGAACATGATCCTTTTGGGCCCTGGAGGCTCATGAGCTAAAAAAAATGGCATCTTGGGCATTACAACCTCTCCTTCTGATGGGGCCTGGCTCAGGAGCACAGAACATACTTGAGGCCCAGCTACACAGTATCTCTAAAACCTAAATAGTATCAATATCGACACGTAACACGACAGAACACGACACGTGAACACgtcgtttttcaaaaaatagataattccgACATTTTGGGACACGTTATATGTTAACtatcattttatgattattttaatcaaattaaattgaatctatttaaataaataaataagagtttcgaatgaatttacactaaaaacattaatccatcatttgttaatatcatttattatttcaatttgacaaatttaactccattccaataatccataacacttggaagaaaaaaaaataaacaatataCATTCTAGACTTGCATGTTAGAGCGTGtcagaagagaaaatgaaaaacaaatttggGGAATAAATTGTGTGTCATGAGAAGTCAAagtcagaagagaagaaaagactatgttttttccctttattatttttaaatttttttaacatattaaaaactttaaaaaaaattgactccTTGCATGTCGGAATTTCAAACTAACCTGTCCAAATTCCAGTTTGAAATTCCGGACTCACATGTCGAAGAGTGTTAGGAGAGTTGACTAGATATCGGATTTTCATATACTTGTTAACCGAGTGTCAAAGAGTGTCAGACATGTGTTGGAATGTCACGCACAATACAAAAACTCCCAAAAAATGTCGATGCTTCCTAATCTAAACCAAGATTTTAGACATCtcatatttaggaaaaaatgtctaaaaaatcataaacttattatatggcgGGTAattcatttctaattttttaagttatttaaatttaattttcaaccTCTTGACAATTTATTAATACAGTCCTACTAGCCAAGTTTGATCGGAAATTACTAATGTGGTGATCCAGTCGACGCCAACCATCTTATGTGATGGAGTCAATGCTaacatttacaatttttttagaaaatttctaaattttctttcctttttgttccctttCCCTCCGAGGCAATGGCTAACGAATGGCcacaatgaaagaaaataagataaatattaattttttttttttaaatttagaacttttaagAGTGGTCGTGAAGAGGAGGGACGATGAGAGAGAAGAGTGGGATGGACTTTGTCAATAAACGGAGTGGACggtgaagaaacaaagaaagagaaagggagggatttcaaaaaaattgacagGGTGGGTCCGACTATCCACGATCCACATGGCCCGCAATGAATGGACTCTCTCATTGCTGACGTGGATAGTCAGActcacccaatattttctcgaaaagCCCTTGTTTAATGGTGCGTTTAATTCGTTTCGTAGGAGTTTTGAGCTTTCAAAGACTTTTCAGCCAAAGCTTTGGGTGTTTTGTAACATGATCTCAAGGGCTTTTAGTGTAAAATCGATCCTTGAAAATGCTTAGAACTCAAAGCAAGTCCCCCAACTTTGAGCATTTAACATTTTCGAAATGCTACTTCAAGGacttcatgatttttttttcaaccaatCTTTGCCTAAATGATATATCGATGTTCATGTTTTATTCCTGCTGCTCGGACAGCGATGGAGACGATCATGGCTAGGAAGCTTCGCGGAGGAGGTCAAGGGACACCGACATCGCCTTTAATTTGCAACTATTGCATATTATCACGCTGAAATTTTATTGGTTTATGGTCGTTACCTCCTTTATATTTTCTGTTATCATGTGCAATGCACGCGGCTCTTGAGGGGTAAGGTGCATTTTCATATTAGTTTCaaagaaaatctcacttttacCATTGATTctatggcaaaaaaaaagaaagaaataattaatcacCTGGAATATTGATATGATAAAAGCTAACTATCATTGATACTATTAAAGAATTAAAGTCGCCAAATTGTGATGATCATAAATACTTAGGACCTCTTATTTATCATTTCGTACATCTTCCACAAACCAATCATTTGAACGAATACCAATTATCGACCGTTAATGTAAGTCAAGATGTCCTTATCTTATCATCGTTTTCTTGACCTTGGCCTTGGCCTTGAGATATTATCAGGTGCTCCTGATTTAGgttttctctctatatatattgcCTTAAATACTTAGGACCTCTTACTTCTTTACATATAAGAGATGAagcacttatatatatatatatgcgcgCGCGTAcagaaaaggaaatcaaaatgaTTGATTGTACGAAGCGTAGCAAGCATTTCGGGTTCGCGTTTCTTGCGAGCTCTAAAAGCTACAAAACTCGTTGGGCAAACCACATGCCGTTTTTTGCATGGCATTTGATTTGGCGTATTTGCATGCGTTGGGCGTTGCCAGAGCGTGACGTGTCACCCTTCGCACGGTGTCTCTCAACCGGGGTACAAGCCGACAAGTCGGATTcctatttttcttatattggCTTCTAATACTTTCATTTTCCATATAACactataaaaaaggaaatatgacTAAAACCtaataagaagaagaggaggggtATTGACTAAGATCTATATGAAGACTGCGCCGGCGGTAATGGCGTCGGGAAACATGCTCCGGCGAGGGCACAACGTGATGCTCGTAGCCAGAGGGCGCTGGCGTTCTTGAGGAGCGGGACGAGGGAGCCGTTTATGTGGCAGGCCATCAGGGTCTTGAGGCCGCCCAGGAACTTGCCACCCACGAAGACCGCCGGGAGAGCCTGCCGGTCGCAAGGGGGGGTAGTGCCGGCGCCGGGGGCGAGCTGGTGGAGGACGGAATGGATGTCATGGCCGACACGGAGGCTGAAGAGGAGGGTCTTGGCCACCGTGCACATGCAGTTCATGCTGAAAAGCACCACCGCATTGCTGGCAGCGAGGCGCCTCACCTCCTCGTAGGAGCTCATGGGCTTGCTCGGCGTCAGGCCATCGTCCGCTGGGATTCCGGCAGCTTCCTTGGGCATCGGTTGCATGGTTTCTTCTTTcccacgggagagagagagagagaggaagatgGTTGAGAAGAGATGCTGATTCTGAGGGAAGATACTGTCTAGGGTTCTTGCGCAGGTGCTGAAAAGACGGAACTGTTTCGGTATATTTTCTCATATATGCGACAGAGGGTTAGTCAATGCATTCTTTGGTGAGATTAATtataatgaaaatgagaaaaagcaagatgagagagagagagagagagaggttggtCTGGTTTGGTTCGTACCGGGCAATATCTGACCATTGTTGAGCTATCTGctgcttttccttctctcttctctctctgtagAAAGAGCATGGCTTTTCTTGCGTGAGGCAGACTAGAAGGGGGGGTAGGGACGAGAGAGAGGGGTAGTCTTTGACAGTAAGCATTAAAGATAGAAAATTTTGCTCTCCCCAAGTGCTCATGATCCTCATCCTCGCGCAAAACTCGGCGCAAGAAGTCCCCTTCCGTTGCAAGCAGTACCGACCGGTGACGCGACCGTCAACGATTTCTTGCAAGCCGATGCTGGGACCGCGAACCGCCCTCCCACGCCTTCATCAGCAGGCTTTCTAATCGGATGAGTCCCCACCTTGTGCATTTTGAAACTGCCGTCAGGTCGGGGCCGATGCTCCCAGCCGTATAATCCTCCGAGCTCCAgcttgatgatgatggtggtggtggtggtggtggtggtggtggtggtgagatTACCGTCCATCGTATATCAATCGGGGGATGGAGGACTATGAACCGACGGCATATAACACTGTTCAAAGGATCAAAAGAACGAGCATCGCAGAACGGACAAGAAACCATAAGGCATCATGACCTTCTCAGTAtacatatctaaatttaaatatgcaaggCGTGACCAAAACATTAAATCTTACGAATTTGATATATTACCCCCTGAATTGATAATTCAAACAACCTAAATCTGGAGCACCCAATTCTATCTCAGGCCAAGAAAACGATGATAAGATAGGGACATCTTGACGGTCAATAATTCGTATGTGTTCGAACAATTAGTTTGTCGAAGATATACGAAAATGCTAAACCTTTGCAATGCAGGGACTTTCTTAACTTAATGATTTAAATACGAGAAGTTTGAGATATTCCATTGATTAGGGGAATGAGGAATTTAACCTAACCTAATCCATCTACTCGATAGAAACTAATAACTATGGTAATAAATTTAACTGGGGTAAAATGCATTCGTGCATGTCATTGTCCTAAACGATTTGGATGCCACCAACTATAGATTGATCACCCTTTCagtttgtttcctccaaataacCATTAGCCATCACGTGGATTGCTCCccctattaaaaaaatcattatcttctcccaaaaaaaaaaaaatcccaccaATAGTGTAAATATTAATTAGGCACCATTATCGTAAATTCGAATATAAGTTAAGCGACCAAGATGGTTTTGAAAGAAGTAATTGATTTCAGACGTCATAAATACCTAGGACCTCTTATTTCTAAACATATAAGAGAAGTAATCAAATATATACATGTGTGTGtgcatatatgtgtgtgtatagaAAAGGGGATGAAAATGATTGCCTGGCGCAAGCATTTCGGGTTATTTCGGGTTCACGTTTCTGGCGAGCtgaaaaagcagaaaaggaaaagggtagGGAAAttagagagggaaagagaaaaaggaagatgagaCACCGTTAGTCAAGAAGTACATGCCGTTTCTGCATGGGATTTGGGATATTTGCATGCGTTAGACGTTGTCAGAGCGTGACGTCTCGCCTTCTGTGTCCTCTTGCTCGGCGTCACGCCGTTGTTCGCTGGTATTACTGCAGCTTCCTTGGGAATCACTTGcatggtttcttcttctttcccgcagagagaaagagagagagagagaactgagGAGAGATGCTGATTCTGAGGGAAGATATTGCCTAGTGTTCCTGCGCAGTATGTATGCGAAAGAGAGGGTTGGTCAATGCATGCTTCTGGCGAGATTAATTAtaatgaaaatgacaaaaagcaaagatggagagggagagggagagagagagaagggttgATATGGCCTGGTTCGTACCCGGCGATGTCAGACCATTGTTGAGCTATCTGCtgctcctctcctctcttctcgCTGTAGAAAGAGCATGGCTTTTCTTGCGTGAGacagagacgagagagagagagagagagagagtctttgACTGTAATTATATTGCGACCGTATAGTCTAATGTACAGAATAAGTATAATCAGAAAATCAACCGTCACAAAGTATTTCTTCCGTTTTCGGCTTTTAGATCGCTCGGGAACGCGAGTAAAAGGAAAGACAATATTTCATGATCAACGAAAAATGTGCTCACATTCAAAACAAGtaatttctcctttttgataattgaaattccttttcttttcttttttcaaaatataacacGAGATCAGCCATAAGTTTATCTCTCCTTTTAATCCGAGTGCTTGACTAACAAACACTAGGGACCTTGACGCCCGAACTAAGATTTTCGGCCGCCCTAATCCCTATGTCACCCCAAACCCAAGATTGTCGACATAATAAGCCAATACAGAATaagcaacaaaaaaacaactAGCGTAGTGGCCCTAGTGGGTTGGCGCTTTCAGGAGATTTCCAGCTTTCCAATTCGAACATCACATGTTTGAATCCAGTCAAATTACATGTTAACTACTTTGGGTTAGGACTACTTGTACATACCAAAGACGggatttaaataatttatgacCTTTATATGGTATTTCATAAACCTCCATATAACGGGGCCTCTAAGCTCGCACACTTTTATTatcgaaaaaaatttaaaaaataatgaaatatgcTTTAATTGTTTATTGAACTAGAATACTGAAGATTCTAATCACAATAATCTTATGTTTTGGAATTTTACTCTTTTATAAGGACAACTAAAACAATgatatttctcttgaaaaaaattatttccgtGTAGCGGCTTGAGCGAGTTGTACATAATTCATATGAAAATTAATTGTCCCATCTGATAGctaatcaaaataattacttaaagtaattttttaatcatttcatatagaaagaacataaaataataaagtaaaagaataatggtaattatgattaatatcacaaaaaaaacatcaaacgatatacatgtgataaattaactctaaattaattgttttagcacaaaaaatctcaaactggtatttttttgcaaaattacCCTCTATTAATTACTgttaaattgtattaatatcactaaaaatcataaatcgatatacttgtgacaaatgaaaagtaaaatcacaaactaaAATATCCAACAACCACTACGTGTcatccaacttaataatttgaaaataaaatttaatagaaactaatggatggtaaatttgtcaaagtatattggtttgagactttttgctgtcaaaaaattaattttgattaaatttatcataaatataccagtctgaagttttttgtgatattaaccataATTTATAAGAATATTGGGGATGGGGCCATTCCTAAAAGGGCCTGTAGGAAGCCACCCGACTTGTACCGtcgtgatttaattatttgtcgTTTATGCACTCAATCCGATCATTTTGTAACTAATATAGGACTTTTGTGGTAAAGGCCAACGAGGATGTTAGAGCTAGTCGCCCATGCCTGTTCTTTTACtgatagaaaaaaa
This region includes:
- the LOC104442533 gene encoding glutaredoxin-C9-like; translation: MPKEAAGIPADDGLTPSKPMSSYEEVRRLAASNAVVLFSMNCMCTVAKTLLFSLRVGHDIHSVLHQLAPGAGTTPPCDRQALPAVFVGGKFLGGLKTLMACHINGSLVPLLKNASALWLRASRCALAGACFPTPLPPAQSSYRS